The Catenulispora sp. MAP5-51 nucleotide sequence AACCAGCTCAAGGCGCCGCCGCAGATCGCGAGCACGACCGGGCAGCAGGTGGCCAACAGCGGCGGGCAGGACGCGGCCGCGGCCCAGACGCTGAGCCAGTACCAGCAGAAGATGAACAGCGGGATCGGCACGCAGTTCCAGAACGGTGCGAACGGCGCCAACGGCATGACGACCGGTGGCCAGATGCCGGCCGGCGGCGGCGTCCCCTACACCCCGCCGGGGATGACCGTCGGCAACGGGGCCACGATCCCGGGCCAGACGACGGCGAACGGGCAGACGGGCCAGTTCCCGAACACCCAGATCCCGAACACCCAGATCCCGAACCTGCAGTACCCGAACACCCAGATCCCGGCCAACGGCCAGTACCAGTACCCGCCGGCCACGAACGTGGGCGCCCAGAACAACAGCGGCTGGACCGCGGTCAACCCGCCGGCCAACTCCGACACCCCGGTGGTGGCGCATCCGGTGACGCCGACGCCGAGCCAGCCGGTCACCCCGACCGTGCCGACGACGCCGAGCACCCCGGCCACCCCGGCCGGCGACATCACCGTCACCACCACCTACGACGGCGTCTCGACCACCGTGACAATGCCGGTCGGAACGCAGACGGATGTCACCCTCGTCGACCCGACGAATGGCAGCCAGGTTCACGAACACATCTCGGCCGGAGTTTCCTAGGAATCCGTGATCTAAGGCGGAGTAAATAGTCAATGGAAAGCATCGACTTCTCGACGAATGTGAATGCGCTCATGGAGAGCATCCACAACCAGCAGGCGGATATCGAGCGCATTCAGCGGGAGATCGAAGCCATGGAGGTCGTCGGCGCCAGCCGGGACGACGAGGTCCGGGTCACGGTCCGCGGCAACGGCCAGGTGGTCGCCGTCGACATCGACGAGCGGGCCTACGGCGAGAACGACGCCTACGAGCTCGGCCAGCTGGTCAAGGAGGCCGTCAACGACGGCCTGCGCCGGGTGGCCGAGGCCGGCAGCGCCAAGTTCAAGCCGATGATCGACGCGGCCCAGTCCGCGCCCGGGAGCTGACCGTGGCGGGAAGTCACTCTTCCGGCGGCGGCGCGCTGACCATGGCCTCCGGGTCGGCGCCCGCCGAGGCGCCGAACCGCATGACCTGGGCCCGCCGGATCACCGTGGTGAGCCCCCGGGCCCGGGTCGACGTGGCGCTGCCGGTCCAGAGCACCTTCGCCGAGCTGGTCCCGGAGCTGGTGCGCCTGTCCGACGCGCAGCGGCACACCGGCCCCGGCCACACCGGCTGGGTGCTGACCCGGCTCGGCGGCGCGCCGCTGCCGTCCGAGCTCAGCGTCGCAGCCTCCGGGCTTCGTGACGGCGACGTGCTCTACCTGGTCCCGCGCGAGCGCCAGGGCGCGCCGCTGCTGTTCGACGACGTCGTGGACGCGATCGCCAGCGCCTCGGAACGCTCCGACGGCGCCTGGCGGCCCAGCACCGCGCACCGGGTCGGCGTGGCCGGCGGCGCCGTGGCGCTGGCCGGCTCCACGATGCTGCTGTTCGCGCTGCTGTCCGGCAAGGTCGCCGCGCCCGCCGCGGTCGGCGGCGCGCTGGTCGCGCTGCTGGCCGCCGGGGGCGTGCTGGCCCGGGTGGCGCACGACCGGCGGGCCGCGATCGCGTGCGTGGCCGCCGGTCTGCCGGCCGCGGTGATGGCCGGCCTGTCGGCCGCGCCGCCGCACAAGCTGCTGCCGCTGCACGGCGGCTCGGCGGGCCTGGGCCTGGCCGTGCTGGCCGCCTACGGCATCGCGGCGATCGTGACCGTCAAGCACTACTCGGCGTGGTTCGGCGCCCTGGCCGGCGCCGCCGTCCTGGGCGGCGGCACGGCCGCGGTGGTCGGGATGGCCGACGTCACCGCCGCGCACGCCGGCGTGGTGCTGGCGGTGTTCGCCACCGCGCTGGCCGCCGGCGCGCCGATCCTGTCGATGCGCCTGGGGCGGCTGCCGCTGCCGCGGGTGCCCTCGGACATCACGGCGTTCCGGGAGAACGAGGAGCCGACCCTGGGCCCCGACGTGCTCGACCAGACCACGACCGCGCAGCGGATGCTCACCGGCCTGCTGGCCGCGCTCGGCCTGTCGGCGGTCGCCGGCGCCGTCGCGGCGCTGAAGGCCCCGGGGACCTGGCCGGTGGTGTTCGTCAGCCTGCTGAGCGTGGTGTGGATGCTGCGCTCCCGGGCCTACACCGACACGGTGCAGCGCGTCCTGCTGGTCGGCAGCGGCCTGGTCTCGCTGGCCTGGCTTGCCGGGTCCCTGGTGGTGCGGCACGAACAGTCGCTGCTGCTGGCCGGGGTCTCGGTGCTGGCGCTGGCGGGCCTGGGGTGCTTCGTCTACGCCCGGCACGCGGGACAGGGGCGGCACTCGCCGTACTGGACCCGGTTCATGGACGTCGCGGAGTTCCTCAGCGTGGTGGCGCTGCTGCCGATCGCCGGGGTCGCGCTCGGGGTGTACCAGCACCTGGGGCACATCAAGCACTGAATGCACATAAGCACTGATTGACGGGGACGGCGGCCGGGCCATTCGGGCGGTCCGGCCACCGATTCGGGCCCTGACCAGGACAGCGAAGTCCTGGTCAGGGCCCGATGCTTGGGCTTGGTATCCGCCTCAGTGGTGGAAGGCCAGCGGCATGGTCCGCAGCACGAACTCCTGCTGGCGGCCGTTGGCGCGGACCGCGGGGAACGGCGGCCGCAGGCTCTCGGCGTCGACCCCGGCGATGCGCAGCGCGGCCTCCCCGCGGATCCGGCCCCGCGCGGTCCGGCTCAGCGTGTACGAGGCGCAGGTGAACGCCGCGCCCGGGGTCCAGCGGCTGAGCAGCGCGGCCGGGTCCAGCGCGCGGTGCGGCTCGTAGCAGATCTGCCGCAGGCTGCCCGCCGACCAGTCGCGCCAGGTCTCCTGCAGGGCCGGCGGGGCCGGGTCGGCGCCGTGCATCGCGACCATCAGCTCCTGGCCGAGCTCGGCCTGGTCCAGCGCGTCGGCGCCGTAGCCGGCCTCGTCCAGGCGGGCCACCAGGCCCAGGGCCGCGCTGGCCACGGCCCGCGCCGAGCCCAGTTCGCCGCCGCCGCGGGCCAGGGCCGCGTACGGGGCCTGACGCGGGCGGTAGCGCAGGGCGAGCCAGGTCACGCGCATGGGGGCGAGGTGCTGGGGCTGGGAGTTCTGTATCGGTGCGGGCGCCGGCTGGTTCGGTCGCGGGAAGTCGGTCACCGCTTGCAGAGTCACCGTCTCGGACAGGTCGGGGGAGGGCATGGCGCGCAGGCTCTGGGTCTCGGACAGGTCCGGGGAGGGCATCGTCTGCAGGCTCACGGTCTCCGACAGGTCCTGCGAGGCCAGATACAACTGCGGCTGCTGGCCCTGCTGGCCCTGCGGTTGGCCCTGCTGACTGTGCCGACCCTGATGCGGGCCCTGCTGCTGCGGCGGCTGCGGCGGTTGCGGCAGGGCCTCCGGCGGTGCCGCCGTCCAGACCACGAGCTGCGCGCTGGCCAGCGGGATCGTCGTGCCCGCATAGGCCTCGCGCAGCACCGCCATCAGGGCGCCGATCTGCGGTTCGGCGGTCGTGCGCAGCCGGACGGCCGCGACCCAGCCGCCGTCGGTGGCGGCCAGGCCGACGCGGTTGCCGGCCCGGTCGACGTACTCGCCCAGGCCCAGATCCGGCAGCAGGGCGGCGAGGGGTTCGGCGACGCCGCCGGAGCCGTCGCCCTTGCGGCGCGTGCTCATCCGGCGGTAGCGGTAGCGGCCCTGCGTGTCGGCCCACTGCGCCAGGTGCCGGCCGCGGAAGCGCACCGAGGTCATGCCGACCAGCGCGCCCGCGCCGGCGTAGGCGATGCCCTCGGTCGTGGCGGAGTGGCCGTATCCGGCGGCGGCGGCCAGCGCGGCGGCTTCCCAGGCCACCGTCTGCCAGCCGCGGACCGGGGCGATCCAGTCCAGTGCCGCCGCGCCGCGCGGCACGGTGACCGCCGCGTCGGGGGCCGCCGTGCGCTCGACCGGTATCGGGGCAGGGGCAGGGGGAGCCAGCATCTCAGCCGCCGGCGCGGCGTGACTGCTCATCGCGGACACCATGTTTCTCGAATTTTCTCGAGCCGGCGGGAACGGGCGACAATGCGCTCGCCGCGCCGCCGGCGCGCCGTGGAGGAAATCGACGCGAACCGGCCCCCGCATATGCTTTTGGCGCCCGCTTATCATACGTATACTGGCTCCGGTTCGTACAGCGCCCCCGCCGCCGGAAAAGGCGGAAATCGGCGCCGAGGGCCGGACGATTTCCGATCACGAGAAATACCGGGGCGCGCGAAGTGTGGACTGAGCGGGACCAGATCCAGGCGTACCAGTTCCTCCGACGGCGGCTGGTGTCCGCCTTGGTCACCTCCGACCCCAACCACCCGACCTCGCCGCACCGCCGGCTGGTGATGGGCACGGTCCTGGGCACGGTGGCCACGATGCTGACGGCCGCCGGCTTCGGCATCAGCGGCATGATGGCCCCGAGCCCGCCCCCGGACTGGCAGCACACCGGCCTGGTGATCGTGGACTCCGACGGCGGCGGCCGTTACGTCCTGGACAACACCGGCGTGCTGCACCCGGTGACGAACCTGGCCTCGGCCCGCCTGCTGGCCAACGGCACCAAGACCGTCACGGTCACCACGGCCCTGCTGCGCAACACCCCGCGCGGGGCGACGCTCGGCATAGCCAACGCCCCCGACATGCTCCCGGACCCGGCGAACGTCATCCCCGCCCCGGACCCCGTGGCCTGCTCCCGCGCCACCTCGGACATCCCGAAGGTGACCGGCCCGGTCGGCGCGCTCCTGCTGGCGAACGCCGGCGACGCCACCTCGGCCCTGAACGGCATGGTGCCGCTGCCCGACGGCAGAGCCCTGCTGGTCCAGACCCCGAAGGGCGAGCGCTACCTGATCACCGGCGGCCTGAAGTACAAGGTCGCCGACGACGCCGTGATGACCGCCCTGGGCTACCAGGCCGCGACGATCCTCCCGGCCGCGGCGAGCTGGCTCAGCACCCTGCCCTCCGGCCGCGACCTGGCCCTGGTGACCGTCCCGAACGTCGGCGGCTCCGGCCCCCGCGTCGGCGGCACGAAGCGCAAGGTCGGCGAGGTCCTGACGGTCAACAACACGGTGACCGACAAGACGCTGTACTACCTGGTCCAAGCCGGCGGTCTGGAACAGATCCCGCAGATCGAGGCGGCCCTGATCGTGGCCGACAACGCCAACGCCGCCGCCTACACCGACGGACCGCAGCAACCGCGCGCCGTCTCAGTGTCCGACGCCACCGCCACTCCCTCCACCCCCGCCGGCGATGACACGAAGGGCTACCCGGCAGGCGTTCCCACCCCGGTCGGCGGCCTCGGCGGCGGCACGGTGGTCTGTGCCGTGGGCGACGGCACGACCCCGGCGCAGATAGCCCTGAGCGGCACCTTCCCGCTGCCGCAGGGCGCCCGCACGGTGCCCACCGGCGCGCCCCAGGGCGGCGCCATCGCCGACGAGATCTATCTGCCCCCGGGCACCGCCGCCCTGGCGACGATCCACACCGACGCCACCACCCAGCCCGACGGCACCCAGCAGAACGCCCCGGTCTACCTCATCACCGACGCCGGCACGAAGTACCCGCTCACCGACGGCCAGGCCCGCGCCGCGCTCGGCTACCCGAACAACACGCCCGCGACGCTGCCGACGACCGCGCTGGCGATGCTGCCGACCGGGCCGGGGCTGGACGAGGCGGACGCGCAGAAGGCGGTGGTGGTGGTGGGGAACTGATCAGTCCCGACTGATCAATCCCCGCTGATCAATCCCCCCGCAGCGCCCCGACCACCGAAGGCCACGCCTGCGCGCCGAGCCGCCGGTCGGCCTCCTGGCTCCCGCCGTAGTCGAACGCCTCCGAAGCCCCATGGCCCGGCTCGCCCGGGAACAGGATCCGGTGCCCGGCATCGCCGTGGCTGATCAGCCGCACCGTGCGCCCGGCTGCCCGGCGCCGTTCGGCGAGCCGCAGCGCGTACGTCATCGACGGCCACATCCGGTCCTCGCCGCCGGCCACCAGCAGCAGCTCGGCGCGCGTCTGCTCGACCGGGATCGCGGCCGGCGCGACGCGGTCGGCGAAGGTCTTCTCGCTGAGCTCGTACAGGCCGCGGATCGGCCGGGGCCTCGGCGGGGCCGTGTCCCACCAGCCGTCGTCGTAGGGCACGAAGGGCAGCGGCTCGCCGCCCCACGTCCACGACGAGTGGTACGGCGTCAGCTCGCCGTCCGGGCCGGGCCCGACGTTGCCCCACACCTGCGCGGTCGGCGAGACCGCGACCACCACGTCGACCCGCGGGTCCCGGATCGCCGTCAGCATCGCGGCCTCGGCGCCCTTGGACGTCCCGAAGATGCCAATCCGGCGGGCGCCCCGCACGGACAGGAAGTCGACCGCGTCTGTGAACGTCTCCAGCGGCAGCTCCCAGATCCCCGTGCGCTGTCCCGGGCCGCCGAACCACCTGATCGCCAGCGCCGCCAGTCCCTGCTCGGCGAGGATGCGGGCTCGGTCGCGCAGCACCCGGCCGCTGGAGCCGGACACCACCACGACCCCGGTCTGGCTCCCGCCCTCGGGTTCGCAGAGCACGCCTTCCCAAGGCTCCGACAGCTCCCGCTCGACGACGTCCGCCCCGAAGGTGACCATGATCGAACCTTACCGGGGCCTCAGCAGGGCTCGTCGCCCTCGACCGGCACCCACAGGGTCACCGACGTCCCGCTCCCGACCCGCGAGCCCACTCCCGCGTGCCCGCCGACCTCGGCCATCCGGGCGGCGATCGACTCGCTCAGCCCGAAGCCCGGCTGGTGCGCCGCCGGGTCGAAGCCCGCGCCGAAGTCGCGCACCACCAGCGTCAGCCCGTCCGGCTCGTCCCAGACCCGCACCAG carries:
- a CDS encoding type VII secretion protein EccE codes for the protein MSSHAAPAAEMLAPPAPAPIPVERTAAPDAAVTVPRGAAALDWIAPVRGWQTVAWEAAALAAAAGYGHSATTEGIAYAGAGALVGMTSVRFRGRHLAQWADTQGRYRYRRMSTRRKGDGSGGVAEPLAALLPDLGLGEYVDRAGNRVGLAATDGGWVAAVRLRTTAEPQIGALMAVLREAYAGTTIPLASAQLVVWTAAPPEALPQPPQPPQQQGPHQGRHSQQGQPQGQQGQQPQLYLASQDLSETVSLQTMPSPDLSETQSLRAMPSPDLSETVTLQAVTDFPRPNQPAPAPIQNSQPQHLAPMRVTWLALRYRPRQAPYAALARGGGELGSARAVASAALGLVARLDEAGYGADALDQAELGQELMVAMHGADPAPPALQETWRDWSAGSLRQICYEPHRALDPAALLSRWTPGAAFTCASYTLSRTARGRIRGEAALRIAGVDAESLRPPFPAVRANGRQQEFVLRTMPLAFHH
- a CDS encoding acyl-CoA thioester hydrolase/BAAT C-terminal domain-containing protein, coding for MVTFGADVVERELSEPWEGVLCEPEGGSQTGVVVVSGSSGRVLRDRARILAEQGLAALAIRWFGGPGQRTGIWELPLETFTDAVDFLSVRGARRIGIFGTSKGAEAAMLTAIRDPRVDVVVAVSPTAQVWGNVGPGPDGELTPYHSSWTWGGEPLPFVPYDDGWWDTAPPRPRPIRGLYELSEKTFADRVAPAAIPVEQTRAELLLVAGGEDRMWPSMTYALRLAERRRAAGRTVRLISHGDAGHRILFPGEPGHGASEAFDYGGSQEADRRLGAQAWPSVVGALRGD
- a CDS encoding YbaB/EbfC family nucleoid-associated protein produces the protein MESIDFSTNVNALMESIHNQQADIERIQREIEAMEVVGASRDDEVRVTVRGNGQVVAVDIDERAYGENDAYELGQLVKEAVNDGLRRVAEAGSAKFKPMIDAAQSAPGS
- the eccD gene encoding type VII secretion integral membrane protein EccD, translating into MAGSHSSGGGALTMASGSAPAEAPNRMTWARRITVVSPRARVDVALPVQSTFAELVPELVRLSDAQRHTGPGHTGWVLTRLGGAPLPSELSVAASGLRDGDVLYLVPRERQGAPLLFDDVVDAIASASERSDGAWRPSTAHRVGVAGGAVALAGSTMLLFALLSGKVAAPAAVGGALVALLAAGGVLARVAHDRRAAIACVAAGLPAAVMAGLSAAPPHKLLPLHGGSAGLGLAVLAAYGIAAIVTVKHYSAWFGALAGAAVLGGGTAAVVGMADVTAAHAGVVLAVFATALAAGAPILSMRLGRLPLPRVPSDITAFRENEEPTLGPDVLDQTTTAQRMLTGLLAALGLSAVAGAVAALKAPGTWPVVFVSLLSVVWMLRSRAYTDTVQRVLLVGSGLVSLAWLAGSLVVRHEQSLLLAGVSVLALAGLGCFVYARHAGQGRHSPYWTRFMDVAEFLSVVALLPIAGVALGVYQHLGHIKH
- the eccB gene encoding type VII secretion protein EccB, which gives rise to MWTERDQIQAYQFLRRRLVSALVTSDPNHPTSPHRRLVMGTVLGTVATMLTAAGFGISGMMAPSPPPDWQHTGLVIVDSDGGGRYVLDNTGVLHPVTNLASARLLANGTKTVTVTTALLRNTPRGATLGIANAPDMLPDPANVIPAPDPVACSRATSDIPKVTGPVGALLLANAGDATSALNGMVPLPDGRALLVQTPKGERYLITGGLKYKVADDAVMTALGYQAATILPAAASWLSTLPSGRDLALVTVPNVGGSGPRVGGTKRKVGEVLTVNNTVTDKTLYYLVQAGGLEQIPQIEAALIVADNANAAAYTDGPQQPRAVSVSDATATPSTPAGDDTKGYPAGVPTPVGGLGGGTVVCAVGDGTTPAQIALSGTFPLPQGARTVPTGAPQGGAIADEIYLPPGTAALATIHTDATTQPDGTQQNAPVYLITDAGTKYPLTDGQARAALGYPNNTPATLPTTALAMLPTGPGLDEADAQKAVVVVGN